The Juglans regia cultivar Chandler chromosome 2, Walnut 2.0, whole genome shotgun sequence genome includes a window with the following:
- the LOC108984766 gene encoding receptor-like serine/threonine-protein kinase SD1-6 isoform X1, with product MSRRISPFIPPLLLLFCLGLQLANGRVTDTLRPGQSLTTSETIVSAKGKFELGFFSPGNSTRYYVGIWYKKDPNRTVVWVANRKRPFPDSSAVLTLNPNGTLVISGGIMQYTVSNTSAGNDTAYAMLLDTGNFRVTKVSGVVLWQSFEHPTDTLLPGMNISDVTTGWSLKSWKSTEEPAPGLFSLHLGSWNELLRGSWKELIVMKGSETYWSSALIGRLADMFVIDGESVTWRSKYTDTDDMLRIVLDVTGQFRLLSWTEVNQSWQLLSSPKCGAYALCGDYSICSETTDRGCDCLPGFKQLVAEGNKSSGRGCVRKINLQCGNDTQFSPLSQVDWPSNPNKLDISDSAECMSACLTNCSCIAYAYDHRKHDCLVWEGPLLNVKQLSKDDGYGNDFYLKLDRSESITKGHKNTKVAGLLWAVIIPTTSLALVFSLFVYCVRRKKKLKRKGVDLLLLDLSMTIESNSSELTESSRHGDSRRGEVKMPLFSFASVSAATDNFSSANKLGEGGFGPVYKGILLRGDEVAVKRLSRRSGQGWEELKNEAMLIATLQHKNLVRLLGCCIEGDEKILVYEYMPNKSLDFFLFDPEKRKMLDWGKRIQIIQGVAQGLLYIHQYSRLRIIHRDLKASNILLDTNMNPKISDFGMARIFGGNESEANTNRIVGTHGYMSPEYALEGVFSIKSDVFSFGVLLLEILSGQKNTGFYQLDCLHLLGYAWELWSSDKGSDLVDPLLHDDMSSMSMVLRYINIALLCVQESAADRPTMSDVVAMLSNDSTVLPYPNQPGFLFVRSKVKANPISGVSDFSYLKNATVSIVEGR from the exons ATGAGCCGTAGAATCTCTCCTTTTATTCCCCCCCTTCTGCTTTTATTCTGTCTTGGTTTGCAGCTCGCAAATGGTAGGGTCACTGACACTCTCCGACCAGGCCAATCACTAACAACCTCGGAGACTATTGTCTCTGCTAAGGGAAAGTTTGAACTTGGTTTCTTCTCCCCGGGAAATTCGACAAGGTATTACGTGGGAATATGGTACAAGAAAGATCCTAACCGCACCGTAGTTTGGGTTGCAAATAGAAAGCGGCCATTCCCAGATTCCTCTGCCGTTCTAACCCTAAATCCAAATGGGACCCTTGTAATATCTGGCGGCATAATGCAGTACACGGTGTCCAACACTTCAGCTGGGAACGATACGGCCTATGCCATGCTATTGGATACAGGCAATTTTAGAGTTACAAAGGTCTCAGGTGTTGTTTTGTGGCAAAGCTTTGAGCATCCTACTGATACTCTTTTGCCCGGAATGAACATAAGTGATGTCACCACAGGATGGTCATTAAAATCATGGAAAAGTACTGAAGAACCTGCTCCTGGTCTTTTCTCTCTGCATCTCGGTTCTTGGAACGAACTGCTTCGGGGTTCTTGGAAAGAATTAATAGTAATGAAGGGATCTGAAACATACTGGTCTAGCGCACTCATCGGTCGTCTGGCTGATATGTTTGTGATTGATGGGGAGTCCGTCACTTGGCGTAGTAAGTACACCGATACCGATGATATGTTAAGAATAGTTTTAGATGTAACAGGGCAGTTTAGACTATTATCATGGACAGAAGTTAACCAATCTTGGCAATTGTTATCCTCGCCCAAGTGCGGGGCTTATGCATTATGTGGTGATTACAGCATATGCAGTGAGACAACCGATAGAGGATGTGACTGTTTGCCAGGTTTTAAACAGCTGGTAGCTGAAGGGAATAAGTCGAGTGGCCGAGGGTGTGTGCGGAAAATTAATCTGCAGTGCGGAAATGATACACAATTTTCCCCCTTGTCTCAGGTAGATTGGCCCAGTAATCCGAATAAATTGGACATTAGCGACTCTGCAGAGTGCATGTCAGCTTGCTTGACCAACTGTTCCTGTATTGCTTATGCTTATGATCATCGAAAGCATGACTGCTTAGTATGGGAAGGTCCTCTACTAAATGTGAAGCAGCTCTCAAAAGATGATGGatatggaaatgatttttatctgaAGCTTGATCGTTCGGAATCGATTACCAAAG GACATAAGAACACGAAGGTTGCAGGGCTATTGTGGGCAGTCATCATACCGACCACATCTCTTGCATTGGTATTCAGTCTTTTTGTGTATTGTgtgaggagaaagaaaaagctcAAAAGAAAGG GGGTCGATTTGTTACTGTTAGATTTGAGCATGACTATAGAGTCTAATAGTTCGGAGCTTACTGAGTCAAGTAGGCATGGGGATAGTAGAAGAGGCGAAGTCAAAATGCCATTATTCAGTTTTGCAAGTGTTTCTGCGGCTACTGATAATTTCTCGTCTGCAAATAAGCTAGGCGAGGGCGGTTTTGGACCCGTTTACAAG GGAATATTACTGAGAGGGGACGAGGTAGCAGTAAAAAGACTTTCGAGAAGATCTGGGCAAGGTTGGGAGGAGCTAAAAAACGAAGCAATGCTCATAGCCACACTCCAACACAAGAATCTTGTTAGACTTTTGGGCTGCTGCATTGAAGGAGATGAAAAGATACTAGTTTATGAGTATATGCCAAATAAAAGCTTGGATTTCTTCCTGTTCG aTCCAGAAAAGCGCAAGATGCTAGATTGGGGGAAACGGATTCAAATCATTCAAGGGGTTGCTCAAGGACTTCTTTATATTCATCAGTATTCCAGGTTAAGGATTATACATAGGGACTTGAAGGCTAGCAACATTTTGTTGGACACCAACATGAATCCCAAAATATCAGATTTTGGAATGGCAAGAATATTTGGAGGAAACGAGTCAGAAGCAAATACTAATAGGATCGTGGGCACGCA CGGTTACATGTCACCTGAATATGCTCTGGAAGGTGTCTTCTCCATCAAATCTGATGTCTTTAGCTTTGGCGTCTTATTGTTAGAGATTTTGAGTGGCCAGAAGAACACTGGTTTTTATCAACTTGACTGTCTCCATCTTTTGGGATAT GCGTGGGAATTATGGAGTAGTGACAAGGGATCAGACTTAGTGGATCCGTTGCTCCATGATGATATGTCCTCCATGTCTATGGTGTTGAGATATATTAACATTGCTCTCCTCTGTGTACAAGAAAGTGCAGCGGATAGACCTACCATGTCCGACGTTGTCGCAATGCTTAGCAATGATAGTACAGTTCTACCTTATCCCAACCAACCTGGTTTCTTGTTTGTGAGAAGTAAGGTGAAGGCAAACCCAATCAGTGGCGTGTCAGACTTCTCTTATCTGAAGAATGCAACAGTTTCAATAGTTGAAGGCCGTTAA
- the LOC108984766 gene encoding receptor-like serine/threonine-protein kinase SD1-6 isoform X2, with amino-acid sequence MSRRISPFIPPLLLLFCLGLQLANGRVTDTLRPGQSLTTSETIVSAKGKFELGFFSPGNSTRYYVGIWYKKDPNRTVVWVANRKRPFPDSSAVLTLNPNGTLVISGGIMQYTVSNTSAGNDTAYAMLLDTGNFRVTKVSGVVLWQSFEHPTDTLLPGMNISDVTTGWSLKSWKSTEEPAPGLFSLHLGSWNELLRGSWKELIVMKGSETYWSSALIGRLADMFVIDGESVTWRSKYTDTDDMLRIVLDVTGQFRLLSWTEVNQSWQLLSSPKCGAYALCGDYSICSETTDRGCDCLPGFKQLVAEGNKSSGRGCVRKINLQCGNDTQFSPLSQVDWPSNPNKLDISDSAECMSACLTNCSCIAYAYDHRKHDCLVWEGPLLNVKQLSKDDGYGNDFYLKLDRSESITKGHKNTKVAGLLWAVIIPTTSLALVFSLFVYCVRRKKKLKRKGVDLLLLDLSMTIESNSSELTESSRHGDSRRGEVKMPLFSFASVSAATDNFSSANKLGEGGFGPVYKGILLRGDEVAVKRLSRRSGQGWEELKNEAMLIATLQHKNLVRLLGCCIEGDEKILVYEYMPNKSLDFFLFDPEKRKMLDWGKRIQIIQGVAQGLLYIHQYSRLRIIHRDLKASNILLDTNMNPKISDFGMARIFGGNESEANTNRIVGTHGYMSPEYALEGVFSIKSDVFSFGVLLLEILSGQKNTGFYQLDCLHLLGYAWELWSSDKGSDLVDPLLHDDMSSMSMVLRYINIALLCVQESAADRPTMSDVVAMLSNDSTVLPYPNQPGFLFVRSKVKANPISGVSDFSYLKNATVSIVEGR; translated from the exons ATGAGCCGTAGAATCTCTCCTTTTATTCCCCCCCTTCTGCTTTTATTCTGTCTTGGTTTGCAGCTCGCAAATGGTAGGGTCACTGACACTCTCCGACCAGGCCAATCACTAACAACCTCGGAGACTATTGTCTCTGCTAAGGGAAAGTTTGAACTTGGTTTCTTCTCCCCGGGAAATTCGACAAGGTATTACGTGGGAATATGGTACAAGAAAGATCCTAACCGCACCGTAGTTTGGGTTGCAAATAGAAAGCGGCCATTCCCAGATTCCTCTGCCGTTCTAACCCTAAATCCAAATGGGACCCTTGTAATATCTGGCGGCATAATGCAGTACACGGTGTCCAACACTTCAGCTGGGAACGATACGGCCTATGCCATGCTATTGGATACAGGCAATTTTAGAGTTACAAAGGTCTCAGGTGTTGTTTTGTGGCAAAGCTTTGAGCATCCTACTGATACTCTTTTGCCCGGAATGAACATAAGTGATGTCACCACAGGATGGTCATTAAAATCATGGAAAAGTACTGAAGAACCTGCTCCTGGTCTTTTCTCTCTGCATCTCGGTTCTTGGAACGAACTGCTTCGGGGTTCTTGGAAAGAATTAATAGTAATGAAGGGATCTGAAACATACTGGTCTAGCGCACTCATCGGTCGTCTGGCTGATATGTTTGTGATTGATGGGGAGTCCGTCACTTGGCGTAGTAAGTACACCGATACCGATGATATGTTAAGAATAGTTTTAGATGTAACAGGGCAGTTTAGACTATTATCATGGACAGAAGTTAACCAATCTTGGCAATTGTTATCCTCGCCCAAGTGCGGGGCTTATGCATTATGTGGTGATTACAGCATATGCAGTGAGACAACCGATAGAGGATGTGACTGTTTGCCAGGTTTTAAACAGCTGGTAGCTGAAGGGAATAAGTCGAGTGGCCGAGGGTGTGTGCGGAAAATTAATCTGCAGTGCGGAAATGATACACAATTTTCCCCCTTGTCTCAGGTAGATTGGCCCAGTAATCCGAATAAATTGGACATTAGCGACTCTGCAGAGTGCATGTCAGCTTGCTTGACCAACTGTTCCTGTATTGCTTATGCTTATGATCATCGAAAGCATGACTGCTTAGTATGGGAAGGTCCTCTACTAAATGTGAAGCAGCTCTCAAAAGATGATGGatatggaaatgatttttatctgaAGCTTGATCGTTCGGAATCGATTACCAAAG GACATAAGAACACGAAGGTTGCAGGGCTATTGTGGGCAGTCATCATACCGACCACATCTCTTGCATTGGTATTCAGTCTTTTTGTGTATTGTgtgaggagaaagaaaaagctcAAAAGAAAGG GGGTCGATTTGTTACTGTTAGATTTGAGCATGACTATAGAGTCTAATAGTTCGGAGCTTACTGAGTCAAGTAGGCATGGGGATAGTAGAAGAGGCGAAGTCAAAATGCCATTATTCAGTTTTGCAAGTGTTTCTGCGGCTACTGATAATTTCTCGTCTGCAAATAAGCTAGGCGAGGGCGGTTTTGGACCCGTTTACAAG GGAATATTACTGAGAGGGGACGAGGTAGCAGTAAAAAGACTTTCGAGAAGATCTGGGCAAGGTTGGGAGGAGCTAAAAAACGAAGCAATGCTCATAGCCACACTCCAACACAAGAATCTTGTTAGACTTTTGGGCTGCTGCATTGAAGGAGATGAAAAGATACTAGTTTATGAGTATATGCCAAATAAAAGCTTGGATTTCTTCCTGTTCG aTCCAGAAAAGCGCAAGATGCTAGATTGGGGGAAACGGATTCAAATCATTCAAGGGGTTGCTCAAGGACTTCTTTATATTCATCAGTATTCCAGGTTAAGGATTATACATAGGGACTTGAAGGCTAGCAACATTTTGTTGGACACCAACATGAATCCCAAAATATCAGATTTTGGAATGGCAAGAATATTTGGAGGAAACGAGTCAGAAGCAAATACTAATAGGATCGTGGGCACGCA CGGTTACATGTCACCTGAATATGCTCTGGAAGGTGTCTTCTCCATCAAATCTGATGTCTTTAGCTTTGGCGTCTTATTGTTAGAGATTTTGAGTGGCCAGAAGAACACTGGTTTTTATCAACTTGACTGTCTCCATCTTTTGGGATAT GCGTGGGAATTATGGAGTAGTGACAAGGGATCAGACTTAGTGGATCCGTTGCTCCATGATGATATGTCCTCCATGTCTATGGTGTTGAGATATATTAACATTGCTCTCCTCTGTGTACAAGAAAGTGCAGCGGATAGACCTACCATGTCCGACGTTGTCGCAATGCTTAGCAATGATAGTACAGTTCTACCTTATCCCAACCAACCTGGTTTCTTGTTTGTGAGAAGTAAGGTGAAGGCAAACCCAATCAGTGGCGTGTCAGACTTCTCTTATCTGAAGAATGCAACAG